A genomic region of Opitutales bacterium contains the following coding sequences:
- the yaeI gene encoding phosphodiesterase YaeI has product MKLRMTRRSLLGGLLAAGCLPASVYAYMRREAEAVEISRRQIPIRGITGPIKVVQISDTHMSPAVSIDYLQRCSRLAVAENPDLIFLTGDYTTQGAPDTDAAQSIFTPLANAAPTYAVIGNHDFIPLPDNRVGFAPMLALLTSCGVRTLFNEATVVSVRNSLLNLVGLGDIWSGTCQPQDCLISRNTPAADIPTVLLSHNPDSKTSVAEFQWDLMLSGHTHGGQIRVPFTEIRPVLPLADRSMAEGIYTWNERLIYINRGVGNLHGLRFNCPPEISVIELIPHTAHAS; this is encoded by the coding sequence ATGAAACTGCGCATGACACGGCGTTCACTTTTAGGAGGGCTATTAGCTGCTGGATGCTTACCTGCATCTGTATACGCCTACATGAGACGTGAAGCAGAGGCAGTAGAGATCTCACGAAGGCAAATCCCTATCCGCGGAATCACAGGCCCAATAAAGGTCGTTCAGATCTCCGATACGCACATGTCGCCTGCTGTCTCTATCGATTACCTTCAACGTTGTTCGAGACTCGCTGTTGCTGAGAACCCCGATCTGATCTTTCTGACAGGTGACTATACCACCCAAGGTGCTCCTGACACCGATGCAGCGCAGTCCATTTTCACCCCACTAGCAAACGCTGCTCCGACCTACGCGGTCATTGGCAATCATGATTTCATCCCACTACCCGACAACCGCGTCGGCTTTGCGCCCATGCTCGCGTTGCTCACGAGCTGCGGCGTGCGCACACTCTTCAATGAAGCGACTGTGGTGTCTGTCCGGAATAGTCTTTTAAACCTTGTTGGGCTCGGTGATATTTGGTCGGGTACATGTCAGCCTCAGGATTGTTTAATCAGTAGAAATACTCCTGCAGCAGACATACCTACCGTTTTGTTATCACACAACCCAGATTCCAAAACTAGTGTGGCAGAATTCCAATGGGATCTGATGCTCTCAGGTCACACACATGGCGGGCAAATCCGGGTTCCATTCACTGAGATCCGACCGGTTTTGCCTCTTGCTGATCGGTCCATGGCGGAAGGAATCTACACATGGAACGAGCGTCTCATTTATATCAATCGGGGCGTGGGCAACCTACATGGCTTGCGCTTTAATTGCCCTCCTGAGATCAGCGTGATCGAACTCATTCCTCACACAGCCCATGCTTCTTAA
- a CDS encoding allantoate amidohydrolase, with protein MSAEQTDPISPAIIQRLCDRIELLSSISEDQHQLTRPFLSPSMRSVNRVVSSWMSDAGGAVWEDALGNLHGRWESDKAGAKTLYMGSHLDTVRNAGKYDGPLGFLMALSVVEACVEQSIALPFAIEIIAFSDEEGLRFQTAYLGSSFIAGTLDEKILDKKDAQGKTIAEAIEDWGYDAAEAIRTMRPPENALGYIEAHIEQGPVLEGLDVPAGVVSAIAAQKRLRIRWTGKADHAGTTPMDLRQDALAGAAELVSVIEKTGQRIDRLRATVGSLLVEPGASNVIPSAVIMTLDIRHPNDEILEEATDFLHGQAMEIARIRGLSMSWDYMMQTAAVQMDDSLSACLGEAVKTHQDQAPFLFSGAGHDAAAMSAAMPVAMLFVRCREGLSHNPDEYVERSDCEAATKILFQAINNLRTSG; from the coding sequence GTGAGTGCTGAACAGACAGACCCTATCAGCCCGGCAATTATCCAGCGCCTGTGCGACCGTATCGAACTGTTGTCTAGCATCAGCGAGGATCAACACCAACTCACACGGCCCTTTCTTTCACCTTCGATGCGAAGTGTGAACCGGGTAGTCTCGTCATGGATGAGCGATGCGGGAGGTGCTGTGTGGGAAGATGCTCTTGGCAATCTTCATGGACGATGGGAATCCGATAAGGCAGGAGCAAAGACCCTTTACATGGGTTCTCACCTCGACACGGTGCGGAATGCTGGGAAATACGACGGGCCTCTTGGGTTCTTGATGGCGCTGAGTGTTGTCGAGGCCTGCGTCGAGCAGTCTATAGCGCTACCCTTCGCGATCGAGATCATCGCATTTTCCGATGAAGAAGGACTCCGTTTCCAAACGGCATATTTGGGCAGTTCTTTCATCGCTGGAACGCTCGATGAGAAAATTTTAGACAAAAAAGACGCACAGGGAAAAACTATAGCCGAGGCCATTGAGGACTGGGGATATGACGCTGCTGAGGCGATTAGAACCATGCGACCACCCGAAAATGCATTGGGCTATATCGAAGCACACATTGAACAAGGACCCGTCTTGGAAGGGCTGGATGTTCCCGCGGGTGTTGTTTCTGCAATCGCAGCACAAAAACGACTACGCATCCGCTGGACTGGCAAAGCTGACCACGCAGGCACGACGCCCATGGACCTGCGTCAAGACGCTCTGGCGGGCGCAGCAGAACTGGTTTCAGTCATTGAGAAAACGGGACAAAGAATAGACCGACTCAGGGCGACTGTGGGGAGCCTCCTCGTAGAACCAGGTGCCAGCAACGTCATCCCATCTGCGGTCATTATGACACTCGATATCCGGCATCCGAATGACGAAATCCTCGAAGAAGCAACAGACTTTCTCCACGGGCAAGCAATGGAGATCGCTCGGATTCGCGGCCTATCGATGAGCTGGGACTACATGATGCAAACGGCTGCCGTGCAGATGGACGATAGCCTGAGTGCATGTCTCGGTGAGGCCGTTAAAACACATCAGGATCAGGCGCCGTTTCTTTTCAGCGGAGCCGGTCATGATGCTGCAGCGATGTCCGCAGCGATGCCCGTTGCGATGCTGTTCGTACGCTGTCGTGAAGGCCTGAGCCACAATCCCGACGAATACGTTGAACGGTCCGATTGTGAAGCAGCTACAAAAATTCTCTTTCAAGCTATAAATAACCTAAGAACCTCTGGCTGA
- the uraH gene encoding hydroxyisourate hydrolase, producing MGKLSTHILDTYHGTPAGGVSVELWILGGQEDMQLKTLITNTDGRTDGLLLDAEEMAPGRYELVFHIGDYFRDRGVSNGNPGFLDIIPIRFGIDDVTQGYHVPLLVSPWSYSTYRGS from the coding sequence ATGGGTAAACTCAGCACACACATTCTCGATACATACCACGGCACACCGGCCGGCGGCGTCTCGGTGGAACTTTGGATACTTGGCGGACAAGAAGACATGCAGCTCAAGACGCTCATCACTAATACGGATGGACGCACTGACGGACTTCTTCTCGATGCCGAAGAAATGGCTCCAGGCCGCTACGAACTGGTTTTTCACATCGGAGACTATTTTCGAGATCGAGGCGTATCTAACGGCAATCCCGGCTTCCTCGATATTATCCCGATACGCTTCGGCATCGATGATGTGACACAGGGCTATCATGTTCCTTTACTCGTCTCCCCATGGAGCTACAGCACGTATCGCGGAAGCTGA
- the uraD gene encoding 2-oxo-4-hydroxy-4-carboxy-5-ureidoimidazoline decarboxylase — MLISLQLLNAAAPESFTEALSGIFEHSPWIPQRASQSVPFESFDALYDTLCTVVDDAEEAEQLKLIRAHPDLSGKLAVAGKLTEHSTEEQQSARLDQLSPERFEEINAMNDAYKARFAFPFIICVKDHTQDSIFENFRERLRNDISTELTAALTQIKRIGWHRLTGTVVQS, encoded by the coding sequence ATGCTTATTTCACTTCAATTGCTCAACGCAGCCGCACCGGAGTCTTTCACTGAGGCGCTCAGCGGAATCTTTGAACACTCGCCTTGGATTCCCCAACGCGCCTCTCAGTCGGTGCCATTCGAAAGCTTCGATGCGCTCTACGACACACTCTGCACGGTGGTTGACGATGCGGAGGAAGCCGAGCAACTCAAACTGATTCGCGCCCACCCCGACTTGTCCGGCAAGCTTGCAGTGGCGGGTAAGTTGACCGAGCATTCCACCGAAGAGCAGCAATCGGCACGACTGGATCAACTGAGTCCCGAACGGTTTGAAGAAATCAACGCGATGAACGACGCCTACAAAGCGAGATTCGCCTTCCCATTCATCATTTGCGTTAAAGACCACACTCAGGATTCAATCTTTGAAAATTTCCGAGAACGCCTCAGAAACGATATTAGTACAGAACTGACAGCGGCGCTCACACAAATCAAACGTATCGGATGGCATCGTTTGACTGGAACTGTTGTCCAATCCTGA
- a CDS encoding alanine--glyoxylate aminotransferase family protein: MSEIFDQINPPPRLMMGPGPINADPRVLRAMSAQLLGQYDPAFRENMNEVQVLYRQIFETDNKWTLLIDGTSRAAIEACLVSLIEPGDVVLVPSFGRFGLLLSEISSRCGADVRRIDAEWGTVFSNEKLETAIAEHRPKLVAICQGDTSTTMCQPLDQIGKIAHKYDALVYVDATASIVGNPLPVDAWELDAVSVGLQKCLNGPSGSAPITLSEKAYAVIRDRWHVEKGIQPEGFVAGSGSRIQSNYLDLAQICAYWDTGLNHHTEATSMLYCARECARITLQEGLENVVERHRLGSDAMVAGLQAMGLRLFGDLSNKMLNVTGVYIPEEVDGEALRETMLDDFGIEIGTSFGPLHGKIWRIGNMGYNCRKEFILQTLSALTSALRIHGFTVENDGVMAAHEIYRNA; the protein is encoded by the coding sequence ATGAGTGAAATCTTCGATCAGATCAATCCGCCCCCTCGGCTTATGATGGGGCCCGGCCCTATCAATGCGGATCCGCGCGTCCTGCGGGCCATGTCAGCCCAACTCCTTGGCCAATACGATCCGGCCTTTAGGGAAAACATGAACGAGGTGCAGGTGCTGTATCGACAGATTTTTGAGACGGATAATAAATGGACGCTGCTCATCGACGGAACTTCACGCGCCGCAATTGAAGCATGTTTGGTATCCCTGATCGAACCAGGCGATGTGGTCTTGGTTCCGAGTTTTGGGCGCTTTGGCTTGCTTCTCAGCGAAATCTCCTCGCGCTGCGGTGCGGATGTCCGTCGGATTGATGCCGAGTGGGGGACCGTGTTTTCTAATGAGAAACTTGAGACCGCGATCGCCGAGCATCGACCTAAACTGGTGGCAATCTGCCAGGGAGACACGTCGACTACCATGTGCCAGCCGCTCGATCAAATTGGTAAAATAGCCCATAAGTATGATGCGCTCGTTTATGTCGATGCGACGGCATCGATTGTGGGAAATCCTCTTCCCGTCGACGCTTGGGAACTCGACGCAGTTTCAGTGGGATTGCAAAAATGCCTGAATGGCCCTTCAGGGTCGGCGCCCATCACATTGAGCGAAAAAGCTTATGCGGTCATCCGCGACCGCTGGCACGTGGAAAAGGGAATCCAGCCCGAGGGATTCGTTGCGGGATCGGGTAGCCGCATCCAAAGTAATTATTTAGATTTAGCACAGATCTGTGCTTACTGGGACACTGGGCTCAACCATCACACCGAAGCCACTTCGATGCTTTATTGTGCACGGGAGTGTGCACGGATTACTCTGCAAGAAGGCCTTGAAAACGTGGTCGAGCGCCACCGCTTAGGCAGCGATGCCATGGTCGCTGGACTTCAGGCGATGGGCTTACGCCTTTTTGGCGATCTTTCGAATAAGATGCTGAATGTAACTGGAGTCTACATCCCAGAGGAAGTCGACGGTGAGGCGCTGCGCGAGACGATGCTCGACGATTTTGGAATCGAGATTGGGACTTCGTTTGGCCCCTTGCATGGCAAGATTTGGCGCATCGGCAATATGGGCTATAACTGTCGCAAAGAATTCATCCTCCAGACGCTTTCTGCACTGACTTCGGCGCTACGTATTCATGGCTTTACTGTGGAAAATGATGGCGTGATGGCTGCCCATGAGATCTATCGCAACGCTTGA
- the ispH gene encoding 4-hydroxy-3-methylbut-2-enyl diphosphate reductase, translating into MATSSATLPVSTVVLFNWQNRIILHWNDAAAVWGFWDATELNCKQDRREAWRALNDLRLHVADEQTGLGFARFDEPDAERDTLTGKRLKVLSFQSLSDILASTPDRYASEVGEYLELINASLDEVPYINFGRHDFIYRFRTEASRNRDAYRIDGDSAKLYQSKLCFLIKQVRRKKENSASEPAVLDFGSVAYVIPSHFGFCLGVQNAIERAYETLSKHPEQRVFMLSELIHNPFVNQDLRRRGLLYLQSDKGKAVLDPETGKPYWDTLSEEDVVVIPAFGATREDKRRLIALGLPLNEYDATCMLVEKVWKAASRFAESGYTVIVHGKAEHEETKATFSHAAHCGPSVIIRDRKEAQILAEVMQTTDLGRKQKLFEPFRDRCTEGFDVNVDLERIAVVNQTTLLRNETLYIINLLHHTLVNLYGEEETKERIAGRGQGDTLCYATQVNQDALGTAIQAEVDFAFVVGGKNSSNTYQLYRMCAEYLGERAYFIQNEENVSEDFVSHYAFPQNPGDPKQGTSYDCPFDWSHIDGPVRILVTGGASCPDGIIQQVIFKVNQIIGKERSLKPVEAVIDALN; encoded by the coding sequence ATGGCAACTTCTTCAGCGACGCTCCCGGTTTCTACAGTTGTCCTGTTTAACTGGCAAAATCGCATCATTCTTCATTGGAATGATGCAGCAGCTGTATGGGGATTTTGGGATGCAACTGAACTGAATTGTAAACAGGACCGCCGCGAAGCGTGGCGGGCCTTAAACGATTTACGTCTTCACGTAGCTGATGAACAGACAGGACTAGGTTTCGCTCGTTTTGATGAGCCTGATGCCGAGCGTGATACTTTAACGGGCAAGCGGCTTAAAGTCCTTTCATTCCAAAGTCTAAGCGATATCCTTGCGTCTACGCCGGATAGGTATGCTAGTGAGGTGGGTGAATATCTTGAGTTGATTAATGCGAGCTTGGACGAGGTCCCATATATCAATTTCGGACGCCATGACTTCATTTACCGATTCCGAACAGAAGCTAGTCGCAATCGTGATGCTTACCGCATCGACGGGGATTCGGCGAAACTTTACCAGAGTAAGCTCTGCTTCCTCATAAAGCAAGTACGACGCAAGAAGGAAAATTCCGCGTCCGAGCCTGCTGTTTTAGATTTTGGATCTGTGGCTTATGTTATCCCTAGCCACTTTGGATTTTGTCTCGGGGTGCAAAATGCAATTGAGCGTGCCTATGAAACCTTGAGTAAGCACCCTGAACAGCGTGTATTCATGCTGAGCGAATTGATACATAATCCGTTTGTAAATCAGGATTTACGCCGCAGGGGTTTGTTATATTTACAGTCCGATAAGGGAAAGGCAGTATTGGATCCTGAGACAGGTAAGCCTTATTGGGATACCTTATCAGAAGAGGACGTGGTCGTCATTCCGGCTTTTGGTGCAACGCGTGAAGATAAGCGCCGGTTGATCGCTTTGGGTCTACCATTAAATGAGTATGATGCCACGTGCATGTTGGTAGAAAAAGTGTGGAAGGCGGCCTCCCGTTTCGCTGAGAGTGGCTACACTGTGATTGTTCACGGCAAAGCTGAACACGAGGAGACAAAAGCAACATTTTCCCATGCAGCTCACTGCGGGCCGAGCGTGATTATCCGCGACCGCAAGGAAGCTCAGATTTTAGCAGAGGTGATGCAGACAACAGATCTGGGGCGAAAACAAAAGCTTTTCGAGCCGTTCCGCGATCGATGCACCGAGGGCTTTGATGTAAACGTCGATTTAGAGCGCATTGCAGTCGTGAATCAAACCACGCTACTACGCAATGAGACTCTATACATCATTAACCTGTTGCACCATACCCTGGTAAATCTCTACGGCGAGGAAGAGACCAAAGAGCGTATCGCCGGGCGCGGACAGGGAGATACGCTCTGCTATGCCACGCAAGTAAATCAAGATGCACTCGGGACGGCGATCCAGGCTGAGGTAGATTTTGCCTTTGTTGTCGGGGGAAAGAATAGCTCAAACACCTATCAGCTTTACCGTATGTGCGCTGAGTATCTTGGGGAACGGGCCTATTTTATTCAAAACGAAGAAAATGTCTCTGAGGATTTTGTGAGCCACTATGCGTTTCCGCAGAATCCGGGCGATCCCAAGCAAGGCACTAGCTATGATTGTCCATTCGATTGGAGCCATATCGATGGCCCAGTCCGTATCCTTGTCACCGGAGGAGCATCCTGTCCGGACGGAATCATCCAGCAGGTCATTTTCAAGGTGAACCAGATTATTGGCAAAGAGCGTTCACTCAAGCCCGTCGAGGCGGTGATTGATGCTCTAAATTAG
- the pyrF gene encoding orotidine-5'-phosphate decarboxylase, translating into MPPVNPSPIPCIVALDYPSRDELLGFLKSVTPQSVPWVKIGLQSFCLNGPGLVREVGAAGFKIFLDLKLHDIPNTVAGAVRSLSSLPISMLTLHASGGLEMMQRALDIQQELAPDLRLLGVTVLTSMDRKGLAETGITNAPDAHVERLASLALEAGMPGLVCSPLELRNLRQEFGKNPFLVTPGVRPAGGDMGDQKRTMTPAEAVQAGASALVVGRPITKAADPVAAVKGIQEEMSLAIQ; encoded by the coding sequence ATGCCGCCTGTGAACCCAAGCCCCATTCCTTGTATCGTTGCTCTAGACTATCCGTCGCGTGACGAGCTCCTTGGTTTCTTGAAAAGTGTCACCCCTCAATCTGTGCCCTGGGTAAAAATTGGCCTTCAGAGCTTTTGCCTGAATGGCCCGGGCCTTGTGCGTGAGGTTGGAGCTGCGGGCTTCAAGATATTTCTGGATTTAAAGCTCCACGATATACCGAACACCGTTGCTGGTGCGGTACGTAGCCTGTCGTCTTTGCCAATTAGTATGCTCACTCTCCATGCTTCAGGTGGATTGGAAATGATGCAGCGTGCCTTAGATATACAACAGGAACTTGCTCCTGATCTCCGGCTCCTCGGAGTGACGGTCTTGACATCCATGGATCGAAAAGGCCTGGCTGAGACGGGGATTACCAACGCGCCTGACGCCCATGTGGAGCGCCTGGCTAGTTTGGCCTTAGAAGCGGGCATGCCAGGCCTAGTATGTTCACCTTTGGAGCTGAGGAATTTACGCCAGGAATTTGGTAAGAACCCGTTTCTAGTGACACCTGGGGTGCGCCCAGCGGGGGGCGATATGGGCGATCAGAAGCGCACGATGACGCCCGCGGAGGCAGTTCAAGCCGGAGCTAGTGCTCTTGTAGTGGGTCGACCTATTACCAAGGCGGCCGATCCTGTAGCGGCCGTTAAAGGCATTCAGGAAGAGATGAGCCTGGCAATTCAGTAG
- the ispD gene encoding 2-C-methyl-D-erythritol 4-phosphate cytidylyltransferase yields MGHAAIFLAAGSGSRMRGVVDDKLLAKIAGKPVFSYSLEAFSKVNDLDRIVVVYRDEDQRCELLACLEALSPMPYAVEWIQGGDERQHSVFNGLEILTIATEIVLIHDCARPLVRTEIIEDLIMAAIRDRAAVLAHRVTDTIKQTPRRSRGRRRLDLKDMQRNRLWAMETPQAFKYETIFEAYREVRLNQEVITDDTAAVSNRGIRVSIVENPYPNPKITVPQDLGYAEYLIEHPVDITDLKKLEE; encoded by the coding sequence ATGGGACACGCTGCTATTTTTCTAGCCGCTGGCTCGGGAAGCCGCATGCGCGGTGTAGTCGATGATAAACTATTGGCCAAGATCGCGGGGAAACCTGTGTTTTCATATAGCCTGGAGGCTTTTTCGAAAGTAAATGACCTCGACCGCATCGTCGTCGTGTATCGCGATGAAGATCAGCGCTGCGAATTATTGGCATGCCTCGAAGCGCTTTCTCCCATGCCTTATGCCGTTGAATGGATTCAAGGAGGTGACGAACGACAACACTCGGTATTTAATGGCCTCGAAATACTGACTATAGCTACCGAAATTGTGCTCATCCATGACTGTGCTCGGCCACTGGTTCGAACCGAAATCATCGAAGATCTCATCATGGCTGCAATCCGGGATAGAGCAGCCGTGCTCGCCCATCGAGTGACAGATACGATAAAACAGACCCCACGGCGTAGCCGCGGTCGTCGACGCCTTGATCTCAAGGACATGCAGCGTAATCGCCTTTGGGCGATGGAAACCCCACAGGCGTTCAAATATGAGACCATTTTCGAGGCCTATCGCGAAGTGAGGTTGAATCAGGAAGTCATCACGGATGATACTGCGGCTGTTTCCAACCGCGGCATACGTGTTTCGATTGTCGAAAATCCCTATCCCAATCCAAAGATTACCGTGCCACAGGATCTCGGATATGCCGAATACCTAATAGAACACCCCGTCGACATCACAGATTTGAAAAAACTAGAGGAATGA
- a CDS encoding 2-C-methyl-D-erythritol 2,4-cyclodiphosphate synthase, producing the protein MPIRIGFGYDIHRIERDRPLVLAGVKIPGSIGLAGHSDADVMTHAIADAVLGGAGLPDIGHYFPPSDPTIRGIDSQKILAKAREEVDALGYYIGNIDCTLIAEAPRIGPFREQMKTALSDTLGIEPGQIGIKATSNEELDDLGQRLGMAAHAVCCLLLK; encoded by the coding sequence TTGCCCATTAGAATTGGATTCGGCTACGACATCCATCGCATTGAGCGCGACCGCCCTTTAGTCTTGGCCGGTGTGAAGATTCCTGGTTCCATTGGCTTGGCTGGGCACTCAGACGCAGATGTCATGACCCACGCAATCGCGGACGCGGTGCTCGGCGGAGCAGGTCTTCCAGATATTGGTCACTATTTTCCTCCCAGTGATCCGACCATCCGAGGCATCGATTCACAGAAAATCTTAGCCAAGGCGCGAGAAGAAGTGGATGCGCTTGGATATTACATTGGCAATATCGATTGCACGCTCATTGCAGAAGCTCCACGCATTGGCCCCTTTCGTGAACAAATGAAGACGGCGTTGTCTGACACCCTTGGGATCGAGCCGGGTCAAATTGGAATCAAGGCGACCTCCAACGAAGAGTTAGACGACCTCGGTCAGAGGCTGGGAATGGCTGCACACGCGGTCTGTTGCCTACTACTCAAGTAG